A portion of the Trichoplusia ni isolate ovarian cell line Hi5 chromosome 12, tn1, whole genome shotgun sequence genome contains these proteins:
- the LOC113499188 gene encoding serpin B6, which yields MRPLLLLFFVVGLSSARWLRGGRSNQPKDTSFVGEATSELSTAIFQGYIDDDRNIAFSPLGYSAILAILAEGARGETREQLVSALHLPQDPNLTRKTYRYIMDRLKNTNEYKYNQPELKNYFYIYKNYTINDDYKKILEDYYLTEVRSVERYNPEQQIQINDDDDTDGEFTVEISDKNEYNKNEEIPEMMPPKETDEKLISFAVDDIPEKVDITQMEYKPAKNIKEKIKLVKTYPKKVESEDEEETMVAVEARNHARSLKSLQDMHDTSSSLSVNSVGKKSTSISDSLMIIFNGMYFRGSWEHPFEVTEPGVFYKSNVEKKQIPMMKTKGTFKTGILPELDAEAIKLPYDGGRYALLLVVPRTRDGLTRLTADLPIMPLSDIQDSLKDQELQVSMPSFAVETTTKPVAALAKFGVSSIFSREADLTGVSSDEGLFVQELVQHVSVRVDEADSSASELSASNGAMELSKNLPLSTPTRRFNVEHPFIFYIMDTQDNLVVVAGKVMDPEKSFLVDDALPV from the exons ATGCGtccattattattat tatttttcgTCGTTGGTCTGAGCAGTGCGAGATGGCTCCGTGGTGGACGCTCCAACCAGCCTAAGGACACCAGCTTTGTAGGAGAAGCGACCAGTGAACTCTCTACAGCTATTTTCCAG gGTTACATCGACGATGACAGAAACATTGCTTTCTCACCTCTTGGTTACTCGGCGATCCTTGCCATCCTTGCTGAAGGTGCCCGCGGAGAAACAAGAGAACAGCTGGTATCAGCATTACATCTGCCCCAAGACCCTAACCTTACAAGGAAAACATACAGATACATTATGGACAGACTGAAAAACACAAACGAGTACAAATACAACCAACCAGAGCTGAAGAACTACTTCTACATCTACAAGAACTACACGATCAACGATGATTACAAGAAGATTCTTGAAGATTACTACCTAACTGAAGTCAGATCCGTTGAGCGTTACAACCCTGAACAGCAGATACAAATTAATGACGATGATGATACTGATGGTGAATTCACCGTAGAGATCTCTGACAAGAATGAATATAACAAGAACGAAGAAATCCCAGAAATGATGCCTCCTAAAGAAACCGATGAGAAACTTATTTCCTTCGCCGTCGATGATATTCCCGAGAAAGTTGACATCACACAAATGGAATACAAACCCGCTAAGAACATTAAGGAGAAGATTAAGTTGGTGAAGACTTATCCTAAGAAGGTTGAATCTGAAGATGAGGAGGAGACTATGGTCGCCGTCGAAGCTAGGAACCACGCCAGGAGCCTGAAGTCCCTGCAAGACATGCACGATACCTCGTCCAGCCTTTCTGTTAACAGCGTAGGAAAGAAATCAA CCTCAATCTCGGACTCGTTGATGATCATCTTTAACGGCATGTACTTCCGCGGCTCATGGGAGCATCCCTTCGAGGTCACTGAACCTGGCGTCTTCTACAAGTCTAACGTCGAAAAGAAGCAGATACCTATGATGAAGACTAAAGGTACCTTCAAGACTGGAATCCTCCCTGAACTCGACGCTGAAGCTATCAAACTGCCTTATGAC GGTGGTCGCTATGCCCTCCTGCTGGTGGTCCCGCGCACCCGCGACGGCCTCACCCGCCTGACCGCCGACCTGCCCATCATGCCGCTCTCAGATATCCAGGATAGCCTTAAGGACCAGGAACTGCAAGTCTCCATGCCTTCCTTCGCTGTTGAGACTACTACCAAGCCTGTTGCTGCTTTGGCTAAG tttggCGTAAGCAGTATCTTCAGCCGTGAGGCAGACCTGACAGGCGTGTCTTCGGACGAGGGTTTGTTCGTGCAGGAGCTGGTGCAGCACGTCTCTGTTCGCGTCGACGAAGCTGACAGCTCTGCTTCTGAACTCTCgg CGTCCAACGGAGCCATGGAATTATCGAAGAACCTGCCCCTCTCAACACCTACCAGACGCTTCAACGTCGAGCACCCCTTCATCTTCTACATCATGGACACCCAAGACAACCTGGTTGTGGTTGCCGGCAAGGTCATGGACCCCGAGAAATCATTCCTGGTTGACGACGCACTCCCCGTTTAA